The Panthera uncia isolate 11264 chromosome B3 unlocalized genomic scaffold, Puncia_PCG_1.0 HiC_scaffold_1, whole genome shotgun sequence genome segment GCTTAATGCCATGCCTCCCCGTGccctgtaataataaaaataacttcaccAGAACTCTTATTCTTGGGGGTGAGAAGGAACCGTACATGCTTTAAACTTCAATTCTTAGAATAAGCCCACACAGTAGCTGGCAGTGGTGGATCATGCATGGTCTAAAGATGAGGACACTGTTCTATAAAGGCTGTGCTGGCATAAGTGCCAAGGTGTGGAAGGGCCCTTTCTGACTACAGCTGTTGCACAAGACTCATCCCGATGTGTACAGCCTTCAAAGGGAATTTCCAACTCTTCCACTCGCACTAAGCCTCTGCAGTCGCCCCAAACCACTTCCCCTCACATGGCAAAGTCCCCCTTCAGGGCTCTCCGAACTCTCATCCCAGATGTCTGACGTCCTTCTCTCAGTACCCCCAACCACACCACCCACTGACTAATCAACCCTCAGGTCTCTGCAGAACCCTCATAGGGCACACTTCCCTACATCTGACTGAAGGGAGCCCCGGCCCGCCCTCACCCTGGTAACTCACAAGCATCCTGGTTTCTTCCTTTGCAAGAATCACTAACCAAAACTATCTCATTTATGTATGTAGTCCACTGCCCATTATAACCAGGAGTGCCAATGTTACATCTCCTTCACCAGTGTAAATGTCCGCATCCACAGAGGTATGGACACACAGATGAATAAATACTAAACCATTTCTTCAGTACCTTGGGCAAGGGATTCATTCTCTCAACTTGGTGCCTCCCCAAGAAGGCatgctgcccctccctccctctctgcactccCTTGCTCTCCCTGCCTGTGAACCCTGTTTAAGACTCAGTACAAACACTGACCACTTATGGGAAGCCATCCCCGGTGCACCCCGGTCCCCTCCTGGGACTTTGGGGGGCCCATGCTCTCTGCACACTCCTGGAATTCTATCCTGGAAGCCAACTACATCCTGTGCCCCCTGGGAAGGAGCATTCTCTCTGATTTGTAATTCACCAGCTCTAACCAAGCAGGGGCCCCCAAGAACTCAACACGCATTgctaaatgagtaaatgaaagccACTATGTACAAATGAATCTGGTAGATCACCGTATAGAGTTCATAATCCTTAATTTGATACTTATGGGTTCTCCTTGACTTTAACCCTAGTCTACTCAAAATCTGaccattttatttcataaatatcatGTAGACGGCAGCAGAAAAGAAGTTCTCCTGCATAATTTGATGATGAGCCCTTTTTTACTTCCTCTTGTCATATGGCTGAAAGTTAAGTGACCTTGCAGTATCGCGGGTAAATAATCACAAAAAATACCAAGTTAAAGTACTACCCTTGGTCATTCATGGAATGGACCGGACACCTGAGCCTCCCTACTGCTGGAATTGACAAGCTACATTTTTTCCAATACCTAATTACCATAAACTGTAGCTCCTGGCGTAATTAACATCCATGACACTGACGTCATCTACAGTTCTGAGTTACACTTTAGTTCtcaaaataacttcattttttaagctttacAAGCGTATTtggtgactttatttttaaatttcaatgtgTTTCTTCTCGACAGGTACATGCCCCATTGTGAAATGGTGTGCCCTCAGGCCTCCCACGGCCAGTGCTCAGAAGTTCCTCCTTCTGCAGGCATTCCCAGGCCACATCAGGCAGGGCGGGCAGACACggacacccccacccctcttAAACACCGGTGTGAATGCTGTGAATGGGCCAATCGGCTGTGTTTTGCAGGCTGTCCACCTCATACCTTATCCAATGAGTTATTTTCAGGAAATGGTCAGTCACCGCATACCACAGGGGTCATCTCTCAAAACTTAAAACCTGAAATACTTAGAAGACACAAAACACCACATCTCAAGACAATAAGCACCACTCCTCTGGCCGCACCTTTTCTCTGATCTCCAGGGCTCTTTTACACAGCGGCTCGGCCTCTTTGTACTTCCCTCTCTTGCCGTACAGCACTGCGAGGTTATTCAGAGTGGCCGCCACCTACCAACACAAAAGGAACGTCAAGGAGCGGTACGGGACTGACGGACAGGACTCAGAGCTCACACATCCGTCGGTGCTCAGTGTGCACAGTGAAGTGCTCTTCAGTGAAGGAAGAAATAGGACTTCGGTTAAAAGCGAAAGAGCAATTCATTATATACAGATTCTACGAAGTAaagtgcaggatacaaaaattcaACAATCAACATCAGCGacatgatcttgattttttttttttttaatttcactggaAGCCACAAAGCCAACCCAACCAACGCAAACACAGATCTGTTTGCAAATCTGACCAGATTTTAAGAAGAAGATAACAtaaattcttcagaaaaaaaaattaaattacagaagTACATGCAATTtgatttaagacaaaaaaaaaaaaaatacagtacgTGATCCATTTGAGATGGTGATGATGAACGAGTGTGCACCAGCACATGCTAAATATCAGAGTCCCCAGGACTGAAGTTTGTCACTGCTATCAAATAAGTCAAGACACCTACCTGTGCCATCTAGTGAAAAGGCAGCTCTTAAACCTTCCCTGTTgagtttaatattaaaatgagttgggtaaaaaaaaaaaatagggaaaataaaatgtaaaaagaatgaaagaaccaGATATACAAACCGCGGGATGATCTTTGCCCAAAGTTTTTTCACGGATGGCCAAGGCATCGTTCAGTAGATTTGCGgcatctttgtatttattctggtCTCTAAATTGAAAGACATACAGTAAGTGTTTTGGATATAGCTTactccatctttttaaaatgtaattttgaaactacagaaataaaagcttcaactatttaaaacataaatcaacaattaaaactaataaaaacacCTCTAGTGTACAAGAAAAAGCTTCCCCCAATAAATGTGAACTGGAATCCAGGCCTGATTAGTTTCTGAAGCTTGCCCTCCCCTTTAGATCACCAGGACAATGCCGCCCCCACAAGGCGAGCTGCCCCACACAGAACAAGTGAGCTTGCTCTATCTATCTAACAGATAGAACTGATGCCAGCATCTGAGCCCAGGCTCTGCCAGTTACCGGCTACAAGGCTTTGGGACACGAAGAAGCCTCCCACAGTCCCAATCAGCCCATCTAGAAAGGAAGTGTATGACCTAACTCACAGAGTTGCTTTGGAAGGTAATGATATGCTATGTGTATAATGAAAAagctagttaaaaataaatatggcacATTATAGTGTCTTAATCTGGTATGCAACTTGCCACCATTTGCTTGTAGTAAGAGGAATGAGGATATTTTTTTGACTGTGGTAAGACAGAAACACCATCAGACCAGACCCAGCCTCTGCCCACCTTGGTTTATGTACTGACAATGTGATACAAAAGCTAGCACACATATTTCTTAACTGAGGATGAGCTGCCCAGCAAGGCTTCGCCCTACAGAATCCAGTCTGTCCTACAAAACATGGGAAGGGTTCAGAAGGCCTATGGAACCTCTGAAGCACACTAATTCTGGCCaagtgttttgagattttttccTCCAATTATCCTACTACACATTATGAACTGGCTCAAACTTCTTGTGAAAATCAGCAAGTATGACAGTTTTAAAACCTGCTAGAAACTTGTAATtagtaacaacaacaactaaacaAGACAAGGTATACTGAGCACCCTTCTAAACTGTGCCATAACATGTCAGGGACTATAAACCAATTGGCCAAAGTGAAGTCACACGAAGAGCAACCACACTGGTTCTCAGGCGTGGCCCCAAACCAAGGACAAGCAGCCTCAGCTCGAACACATGAGAAACCCAGCCAGCACTCTTTGAACCAGCACACCAGGaaagaaaaccaggaagaaaaCCGAGACTCAGAAAAGTTAAAGGCTCCGGACAACATCTTCGGTCTTGGGGCCATTTAGCAGAGATACAAACGGAGTTGTCCTGGCTTTAAATTCAGTgttctgggagcgcctgggtggctcagtcggttaagcgtccgacttcagctcaggtcatgatctcatggtccgtgagtttgagccccacatggggctctgtgctgacagctcagagcctggagcctgcttcggattctgtgtctccccttctctctgcccctcccacgctcatgctctgtctctctctgtttctcaataataaacactaaaaaaaaattttttaataaaaaagtaaattcagtATTCTGGCttctccttgaggacaggaattACATATTCCTCTTTAGGGCCTCACAGGAACCAGCCTAAAATCCTACCTATACTTGTGTGTATCAAACACGTTGAATGGGGACAATGAAGAAACACAAACCCTTTATTTGCAACCCACAAAACTGGAAGGGCCACAGCAAACCACTCCTACTGTGTGAGCAGTAACTTCCCCCTCCTCAGGTCCCCACTCACCCGTCTCTGATCTAGTTCAGGCTAGGTCAGCTAAGAGACACGCACAAAGGGCTCCAACATGTCATTCCCTGGGCCATAAGGGCTAATTCCTCAATTCCCTTCAAAGTGTTCGCCAGGGGCTCCTAAGGGAGGAAGCGTGCTGGAGTGAcgggagagacagggacacagacacAGGCTGGTCCCCACCTTTATGGGACACGACTCtgggagaagagagaacaaaGCGCAGACAGCCCCGATGCCGAGCACAGTGCACAGGCGCCAGAAGAAAGGCAGCGGTTAAGGGCTCTGGCGACACaacaggggcaaagggagagtgGGATCCGAGactcagaaaagagagagagctgacAGACAGGTGGGAAGGCTGTTCTGGAGAAAAGAAACctggtacagagcctgctggaAAAAATCAACAGTTGACTTTGGCCAGAGTGAAGGGTGCATGTGGGCTATTCTAGAAAGGCTGACCTAGGTCATTTTGGGCAGCATCTGTTCCACAGGGTGACAGCCTCGCCACAGAGCTCGCTGAGTATTTTGAATTTAACCCCCTGGCTGTCTGAGGAGAAGTGAACAATAAAGCTGGTGAAGCAGCTTACGGGCAAGTTCATTAAAAACACGGCCTCCGGGAAAAGAccagaggagaaaatgagaactACTAGCCTGTACACCAAGGCCAGGATGTTCAGCATGGTAGCCACGTCTGGGTGGTCGTGGCCGGAAGTCTTCTCCAGGTCCTCCAGGGCCTGCTTGCAGAGCGGCACGGCCACCTCGTAGCGCCCCTGGGAGGCGTACTGGATGACCAGGTTGTGCAGAGTGCGCAGGCGCGCCGGGATCTCGTAGCCGCCCTGCTGCGCCGCGGCCGCCGCGCTGCTGTGCTGCTGCTGGACTGCACAGACAGAGTTTCACTTGAGAGGACGACACCACTGAATTACACCTTTCTTCTCTAGCTTTGGTCCAGGGTGGCGCTCGGGCCCCACGCTACGGACACCCACGCAGCACTCCCCAGGCAGGCTGCGTAACATCAGTAACTTGTCAGGGGTGGTGTGATGCCCCCAACAGAGCAGGCAGACTGCCCTCGGCACCAAACTAATTCTGCCTTTCCAACCCCGTAAGAGTCCACACTTCACGTCTGAACCGTCTATGCACGACCCTATCTCGCAGGGGCTGGTCTAACGTACTACTGTATCCCGCCAAGAAACTCTCTGAAGTTCTTTTGGGAAACATAACGCCATCCAAGTGCACAGAGGGCCGCTCCCGTGAGGCAGGCCACCGGCGCGAAGATGCCCACTGATTGTGGCAATGACATCACAACAGGACAAACCACCTTCCGTTTCTAGGCTGCCACTTAACCACTCCCCTTCGCCAACTTACTTCCTTGGCCGGGTTCGTCGTCATCATTTGGGAAAAGGTCATCCAGAGGTTCTTTGGTGGAATCAGTGTCTTTGTCCTCCTATAAAATCAACCCAGGACAACTTTAGTCTTACGAGTGCTATAAATCCTGTACTGGAAATCATTAGtgtaaatttcattttaacaaaaaatcttagaaaaggtcatctgttttaaaatcaaatatagtGCATTCTTGGAAAACCTAGAAAAGATGGTGGATAATAAATCGGAAGACTAAACACAACAGAGGGCTGTGTTAAGttgcaaaaacattttatatttgttctatAAAATGTACTGTCATCATGGAGATTTCACATGTATAACCTTATAAAGTTATGTTTTAGACACTAGACATTTCTGAGAATAAATACgattcaacaaaaaataaacaaaataaaatacaggattaTCCACAATTTGGCTTATCCATCAATTTAGCAAAGAGTAATAAAAAGCACGCAGGACTAGAACTCAAACATTAAAGGAAGGtgggcggggggtgagggggacaaAAGGCTGCCTTAGATTCTTCACTGCATTCTGAAGCAATTCAAATAGAGAAGGGGAAACTCttacttgaaataaattttacttgGAAACCAAGTATGTAAAAACAGACCAAAACGGCCCATCTCTGAATGCCACAGACCTGGAGGCTAGATCTCTCCTCCCCGCTCACTGCCTCCACCACAAGATCCCTAAGAGCAGTTTGAAACCTGCCAGCTTTGAGTCTGTGACTCAAGTGTCCCCACAGATTAGTGCAGGGGTCAAAACCAGGGCTACACAATGGACAGAACAGACGACAGCTCGACCAAGTGAGAAATCAGCATCACCCCGGGGGCAGGTCACATCACTCGCATCTGGACGGGTTAATCTAAGAAGTACACAGAAGTCACCTAGATAAGATTCCTGTCTGGGATGCGTCGTCTAAATACACTCACAGAGAAACATCACACAAACCCACACTGCGGAACAATCTATGAAGCAACTGGCCTATACTCTTCAAAGATATCTATGTTATGAAAAGCGAAGAaaggtgggtttttttgcttcttttgaaaaGGACCTgttacaggggcatctgggcgactcagtcggttgagtgtccagctctagattttggctcaggtcaggatcccagaattcatgggattgagctccacgtcaggctccgcactgacagcaaggagcctgcttggggattctctctctctgccccttccccgctcacgcaccactctgtctctctctctcaggataaataaacattaaaaaaaaaaaaaaaaaagaccagtttCAGATGAATGACGACTAAGTGAACCAGACGCTGCCATGGTGAAACAGTGCTACGAAGGGCTCTGCCAAGACAATCAGGACAAAGTGAAGAGCAGGTGACGACTGTGCCTGTGTCAAACTGCCTGACTTGACCTGGCCCTGGATTCCACAGGAGTCTGTCCTCATGCCAGGGGGATAGGCCCAGCAGCAGGGGAATGTGGCGTGAGGTATGCCACTTATTCGAACACAGTTCACAAGAAACGGTCGTTTGTGTAGATGCTGAGAGGCAGAGTTAGCTCACTGTTAGCTCACTTCTCCAAGctagatattttttcaaaataaaaagttttcaaagTCTCTATGAAAGCTTCCAAAACTATGCAGTATTCTAGGTGAATCGCTGGCTGGCTTCAGCATCTCATTTATTCTCATTCCAACAGCAGTGTACAGCAGTGCTGCTTTTACAGCAAAACGTTCAGTTACTCCACAagggcgcccccgcccccacccaaaTCCTCTACTAAAGCCCCAACCTTCAACATGATGGCGCGTGGAGAAGGGGCCTTTCAGAGGCAACGTGGGTTAGATGCAGTCATGAGGATGGGGACGTCATGACAGGACTGGCGTCCTTCCTTacatgaagaggaaaaaggaaaagacaccagactgctctctcgctctcttcctCTACCCACGCACGAAgggaggccatgtgaggacacagccaggaAAAAGGCCCTCGCCAAGCACCCGACTGCTGACACCCTGATCTCGGAAGCAGGAGAAATAAGTCACGTGGCCTATGGTATTCCATCACAGTGGCCAGAGTGGATGAAGACACGCACCGTGGTGATGGGAGATGTGACATTAGGGGAAACTGAGTAAAGGATATACGGGAATTCTCTTCACtatcttttcaacttttctgtgaatctaaaattactacagggtggctgggtggctcagtcggttaggcatctgatttcagctcaggtcgtgatcttacagtttgtgggttcgagccccacgttggactctgcactgacagcttggagcctggcatctgctttgtttttctatctctctttccctccctgcttgtgcacgtgcactctgtctcaaaataaacatttaaaaaataataataaaaaataataatgaaattagtccaaaatttcttttaaagttgttAACTGAACAGATATAAATGGTGGATGGAAAATAATCAAGACTGAGATGAACCACCAAAGAGAAtcaacaaaaaaggagaaaagcaaaatcCCTGGTGAACCCTAACATTCCAAGCATAATTAGGCAAGAAGGAAACAAGAGTGAAGGAGCAGGAGACCCAGGTGGTGTCCTGGGAGCAGGGGGAAGAGAGTCTCAAAGAGAAAGTCAAGACCCACAGCACCACAGGCCACAGACTTAGTTACAGATTACAAGGCTAGATGACAAATGACTGCGTGGGACGCACGCTGACCTGAGAGAGCTCCAGCAGTGCGCTGGGTGTGGAAGCCAGACTCCATGGGTTAAAACGTTCAAGAGATCTCCAGCCGGGACAAACCTTGTCAAGTGCCTCTGTGCATCGTGCCTCacatttacaaagtatttttacgTTTCTGACCACTGTTCTAAAACACACATATGAGGGGCGCCCAGGGGGCTCAcgcggttgagtgtccaactcttgatttcggctcaggtcatgatctcatagttcctgagatcaagccccacgtcgggctctgcactgacagtctggatcctgcttgggacagattcactcgttcattcattctctctttctctctctgtctctgtccctccctcgctcacgcgcatgtgctctctctctctcgctctcaaaaacaaacttaaaaaaagaacttgcaAACACATATATGAAAAGCACATGGCAAGGAGAACCTCCATGACTTGCCCAGGGACTAAGTCCCAAAAGTTAGAATCTTTGGTCTTCCTACATGCAACCACTAAAGCGGGGGCGGAAAACACTGACGGCTTTACCAAAAGAACCTACTAACTACAGCAGGGTTAACTGTCAATACTGCATTCCTTCTGAACCACTTACGGATGGAGAGATGTCATCATcgtatttttttaactgattcatgaattccagatgcttcttttcttcctccagttGAGCCACAGACTGCTCACTCTTCTGTAATTTCTGCTGCGTGTTGGCCAATTCATCCCGCAGCCACTGATTCTCCTGGCACAGGCGACGAACCTGTGCCCGCAGCTTCTGTTTCTCCGACTCGACAGCATTCAGGTGATTGGACAAAGCCATCATAACCTGGACAGACAGAAGCGCTGACAGCACTGCAGGGTCCAGCCCACACGTCCCCCTCCCGCCCACGCGCACACTGTGCCCGCTCTCCTCACGCGGGCAGGGATGTGCTGTGACACGGACAAGTACCACTGCTGCTCACTTCCCTTCCCACCCTCGGTCTCACGTACACAGGGGCGTGCGCTCAGAACACGTACAGGAACCCCACGCTGCTCTGCCGCTTGACAGCATCTCAAATAGACTAGCAATGGACACACGGCTAACTCTTCTGACAAAACTGttacttttctactttctatctAAGTGTCTCCAACATAATTTCTCAGAGACCCTTTTCCACATCTGAGAGTGTGTGCCCAAGCAGGCCTATGTGTACAGGGGTCACTCAGGGAGGGGCTGGTGACGGAGCCAGAGAAGGGCGGGCAGACAAATCTTTGATGTTCCAAGGTAAGGGAAGAAATCTTTGTAGCTCGCCAGGCTGTCAGAATGTACTTTGCATTCATAAGCTTAAGTCCAGGCTGTAAAATCTGGTGACGGCCCCAGGGCTCTGCCTGTGGTACACTGATTAGTTTCAGGGACAGACCTGCCTGAGGCATTAGCAAGCTCCTAGAAGTGTACGCGCAGAGTGAGCTGGGAAAAGTCGGCCCCAGTCCGTTCTGTCTTTAGACCATGCAACTGCCTTTCCCTCTACCATTCTCCTAGTTTCAAACCTGAACTCCAGAAAGTAaggcttttttctcctttgttcttaaCCCTAGTACTTGCCAAACTAAAAAGGAAGTCCATATTCCTATCACTTTTCAACAGAATTTGCCTTATAACAGATTCACAATAAGCAAACACAGTTAAAGTTCCACAATTAGTCTTTCACACAGTGGGAATGAAAAACTCTAGAATGAGGGTATGGATAGTCACTGTGGAATAGAACAGTGTCCTCTTCATGGACGTGGGACTTAGTAACCTAGCAGGCCCCACTTCTTTCTTCATTCACCGCACAAGAGGagagccaagaaaaaaagaggccaaATTTCAGTGTATGTAATTTTACCTGAAATGTGCTGGCAGAGCCAACAGTTATCAGGGGAACAGTTACCACCtagctgtttctaatttttcacctGTATGTCCAGCATGATAAAAACAAAGGTTTACTCAAAAAACaaaggtttaggggcacctgggtggctcagtcggttgagcttctgacttcggctcagttcatgatctcacggtctgtgagttcgagccccgcgtcgggctctgtgctgacagctcagagcctagagcctgcttcagattctgtgtctccctctctctctgaccctcccccgttcatgctctgtctctctcggtctcaaaaataaagaaacatttaaaaaaaaaaaaaaaaaacaacaacaacaacaacaacaaaggtttaggggcacctgggtggctcaggccatgatctcacggtttgtgagtttgaggcccacgtggaactctctgctatcagcacagagctcccttggcgtcctctgtcctctctctgcccctccgctgccctctctctctcaaaaataaataaataagcccttaaaaaacaaacccacaaaggTTTAGCAATCTTGTCTTAGGGTACTGCAGAGACTATTAGCTGTTGGCCAATAtccattctcccttcttcctcaggCTTAAGAAGGTGGAAATGTAAGTGGGCAGGGCAGCATTCCCCAGTCTCCCTCACAACTAGGTGTGGCCATGAAACAAGGTGTGGCCAAAGAAACGTAAGCAATGCTGTGTACCAGCTGGAGGAAGTAAAGGGAGGAGGCACACCCTTCCTGTCCCTTCCCTATCCTAGAATGTGGTCATGTGGCTGCAGCTGGACTCCATAAAAGGCTGCAGCTCTGACTCCACAAAAGAAGCTGTGTGCAGCATAATGCAGAGGCCTGGGCATCCCTGAGGACTGTGCAGCTACACAACCTGTCTGGGGAGGCCTACCTTGGTATTTCTCTTATACATGTCTGTGTTTAAGCCACTGTTTTCATTTATGACACATGCGGCCAAAATCAAATCCTAAATGACAAACAGGGTTACCTCCATTTTACTGCCTCTACTTGTTAAAACTCAGACATACCCAAATCAATCACCATTTATATTACATACAAGCTGATCTATGTTATTCTGTAAGTATCTTCCCTCTAGTTTAATTAAACTACGTATTTCAGATGAAGTCTCCATTTCTCCAGACTGTCAAGTGCATGTTCCTGTCTGAGGCGACCTCACGTATACCTGTGCCTCACTCAGGCCAAGCTCCAGCATTTCCAGTGACTTCCGGATCATGTTTGATTTCTCCTCCACCAGATTACTTTCATCATCTTTCTTCAAACACTTCAGTGTTTCCAGTAAactttgtaaaatggaattatGCTCGTTCTTCAGAGCTTCCAGCCCCTGAATCACTTGCTTTGTCTTAGAAATAATCTCATCCTGTGTAAGCTTCTCCAACTTGTCTTCCTTTATATACACCATTGTGGACATGTTGTCATACATTCtagaatggaaaaaggaaaacaaattaggTATCTCATTACAGGTTTGATTTATGTTACATCTTTAATAAAAGACATTGTGTGAAGAGtcttatattaacatttttttaggtgaataataaacatgtatttgtgACTTGTTGAAATACTGTactgtttgttttccctttgcagaccaatttaattatttttctggcttaggtctgaattctttttaatggaaCAAATGACAGCAACTGAAATTAATGCCAAAGATTAAAAGCAGCAAAACCACCAAATGGCATTTCCAAAGCACAAAGCCTCAGTGAACAAAAGTTCTCTGAATGTTTgcaagcttttttcccccttaatgaAATGCAGAAAGGACAGTAAATTCTTGGTAACATATTTACCAGACAAAGCCTTGAGAAGTGGTCACagttggaagaaggaagaaaaccagcAAAGGAACATGGGAACAATCAGAGTAGCAGGAGAAGGACTAGGTCCGTCTGAAACACAGTGAGAGAGTGACATGAGCAGGATCATTAGCACTGTAAAGACTCAAGGAGAACGGGGGCCCCGCGGGCCTCTGGGATCAGAATAGCCGAGAGGCCAACAACATTtcatgaaatcatacagtgtctgGAACGGGCTCTAAAAttacaatgagaaagaaaaatgaaaggggcatAAAACAGCATCAGCAAAATCATGGTGACTGTGAACACTAAGCAACTGTCCCCACTTTACCAACTGTCTAGGTTTGTGGATGTTTTTaaacatccctccctccctcattctccctctttaaaataaaaaagatttttatggggcacccgggtggctcagtcggttaagcctaagcctctgacttcggctcaggtcatgatctcactgtccttgagttcgagccctgcatcaggctctgacagctcagagccgggagcctgctttggattctgtgtctccctctctctgcccctcccctgctcacgctctatctcaaaagtaaataaacattaaaaaattttttttaaattttttttaaatcttaaaaaaaaaaaaaaacatttaaaaaagaaaggctgtTCACAGACAGGGATTGAAGTCAGATTACACATCAAAGTAATTTCCTCCAGAGCACTTAGCACCACCTGAAATCTTGTTTGTTTCCACATACTGCCTTCCAGCCTTGAATGTAAGCTCTACTTAAaaggtaaggggggggggggggcccggggggggcgGGTTggttaaaaatttgattttttttttttttttttttggggggggggggggggaggcagagagagaggaacagaggataggaagcagactctgagctgtcagcacagagcccaacacagggctcaaactcacaaactgtgagatcatgacctgagctgaagtcagacacttaactgactgagccacccaggtgctccaagcatctggctcttgatttcagctcaggtcatgatc includes the following:
- the KLC1 gene encoding kinesin light chain 1 isoform X8, producing MYDNMSTMVYIKEDKLEKLTQDEIISKTKQVIQGLEALKNEHNSILQSLLETLKCLKKDDESNLVEEKSNMIRKSLEMLELGLSEAQVMMALSNHLNAVESEKQKLRAQVRRLCQENQWLRDELANTQQKLQKSEQSVAQLEEEKKHLEFMNQLKKYDDDISPSEDKDTDSTKEPLDDLFPNDDDEPGQGIQQQHSSAAAAAQQGGYEIPARLRTLHNLVIQYASQGRYEVAVPLCKQALEDLEKTSGHDHPDVATMLNILALVYRDQNKYKDAANLLNDALAIREKTLGKDHPAVAATLNNLAVLYGKRGKYKEAEPLCKRALEIREKVLGKDHPDVAKQLNNLALLCQNQGKYEEVEYYYQRALEIYQTKLGPDDPNVAKTKNNLASCYLKQGKFKQAETLYKEILTRAHEREFGSVDDENKPIWMHAEEREECKGKQKDGTSFGEYGGWYKACKVDSPTVTTTLKNLGALYRRQGKFEAAETLEEAAMRSRKQGLDNVHKQRVAEVLNDPENMEKRRSRESLNVDVVKYESGPDGGEEMRKMKLGLVK
- the KLC1 gene encoding kinesin light chain 1 isoform X7, which encodes MYDNMSTMVYIKEDKLEKLTQDEIISKTKQVIQGLEALKNEHNSILQSLLETLKCLKKDDESNLVEEKSNMIRKSLEMLELGLSEAQVMMALSNHLNAVESEKQKLRAQVRRLCQENQWLRDELANTQQKLQKSEQSVAQLEEEKKHLEFMNQLKKYDDDISPSEDKDTDSTKEPLDDLFPNDDDEPGQGIQQQHSSAAAAAQQGGYEIPARLRTLHNLVIQYASQGRYEVAVPLCKQALEDLEKTSGHDHPDVATMLNILALVYRDQNKYKDAANLLNDALAIREKTLGKDHPAVAATLNNLAVLYGKRGKYKEAEPLCKRALEIREKVLGKDHPDVAKQLNNLALLCQNQGKYEEVEYYYQRALEIYQTKLGPDDPNVAKTKNNLASCYLKQGKFKQAETLYKEILTRAHEREFGSVDDENKPIWMHAEEREECKGKQKDGTSFGEYGGWYKACKVDSPTVTTTLKNLGALYRRQGKFEAAETLEEAAMRSRKQGLDNVHKQRVAEVLNDPENMEKRRSRESLNVDVVKYESGPDGGEEGVFGRASFCGK
- the KLC1 gene encoding kinesin light chain 1 isoform X1 gives rise to the protein MYDNMSTMVYIKEDKLEKLTQDEIISKTKQVIQGLEALKNEHNSILQSLLETLKCLKKDDESNLVEEKSNMIRKSLEMLELGLSEAQVMMALSNHLNAVESEKQKLRAQVRRLCQENQWLRDELANTQQKLQKSEQSVAQLEEEKKHLEFMNQLKKYDDDISPSEDKDTDSTKEPLDDLFPNDDDEPGQGIQQQHSSAAAAAQQGGYEIPARLRTLHNLVIQYASQGRYEVAVPLCKQALEDLEKTSGHDHPDVATMLNILALVYRDQNKYKDAANLLNDALAIREKTLGKDHPAVAATLNNLAVLYGKRGKYKEAEPLCKRALEIREKVLGKDHPDVAKQLNNLALLCQNQGKYEEVEYYYQRALEIYQTKLGPDDPNVAKTKNNLASCYLKQGKFKQAETLYKEILTRAHEREFGSVDDENKPIWMHAEEREECKGKQKDGTSFGEYGGWYKACKVDSPTVTTTLKNLGALYRRQGKFEAAETLEEAAMRSRKQGLDNVHKQRVAEVLNDPENMEKRRSRESLNVDVVKYESGPDGGEEVSMSVEWNGDGTGSLKRSGSFSKLRASIRRSSEKLVRKLKGGSSRESEPRNPGMKRASSLSVLNVGGKAAEDRGFQLCEACTNPSHLKLLAPCL
- the KLC1 gene encoding kinesin light chain 1 isoform X6, giving the protein MYDNMSTMVYIKEDKLEKLTQDEIISKTKQVIQGLEALKNEHNSILQSLLETLKCLKKDDESNLVEEKSNMIRKSLEMLELGLSEAQVMMALSNHLNAVESEKQKLRAQVRRLCQENQWLRDELANTQQKLQKSEQSVAQLEEEKKHLEFMNQLKKYDDDISPSEDKDTDSTKEPLDDLFPNDDDEPGQGIQQQHSSAAAAAQQGGYEIPARLRTLHNLVIQYASQGRYEVAVPLCKQALEDLEKTSGHDHPDVATMLNILALVYRDQNKYKDAANLLNDALAIREKTLGKDHPAVAATLNNLAVLYGKRGKYKEAEPLCKRALEIREKVLGKDHPDVAKQLNNLALLCQNQGKYEEVEYYYQRALEIYQTKLGPDDPNVAKTKNNLASCYLKQGKFKQAETLYKEILTRAHEREFGSVDDENKPIWMHAEEREECKGKQKDGTSFGEYGGWYKACKVDSPTVTTTLKNLGALYRRQGKFEAAETLEEAAMRSRKQGLDNVHKQRVAEVLNDPENMEKRRSRESLNVDVVKYESGPDGGEEVSMSVEWNGMRKMKLGLVK